TGGTAGTCGCAGGCTACAACGACAGCCGCGTACAGTACTGGGAGGCCGCCAAGTGGGTCGCCAAGCTGCGGGTAAGCAAGACCGACGGCAACCTGCTGCTGCTCAAGACCGACCTGGGTGCCGGCCACGGCGGCATGAGCGGGCGCTACCAGGGGCTCAAGGACGTGGCGCTGGAGTACGCCTTCCTGCTCAAGGTGCTGGGCCAGGAAACCCACGGCTGATGCTCTACACCTGCCCCTGCTGTGGCCATTTCAGTTTCGGCGACCCTCCGGGGTCATACGAAATCTGTGAAATTTGCCTTTGGGAAGACGACCACCTGCAACTCTGCTTCCCCGACGCGCGCGGCGGCGCCAACGCGGTAAGCCTGATCGAAGCGCAGGTCAACTACGTGCAATGGGGCGCCTGCGAGCGGCGCTTCCGCACCCAGGCTCGTCCGCCGACCATCGACGATGTGAAGGACGACCGCTGGTTCCCGCTATGGGAGAAACGCGTGAAGTTGCCGGATGACGAAGCGCCGCTGTACGGCGAGGAAGCCTGCTACTGGTTGCGGACGTCGCGCTGAGTATGGGCTGGAAGGATCAGCCGGCACGGAAGATCAGGTGCTCTTCCCAGTCGTCTTCGGCGACAGAGTTCTCGCTGAGCATCCGGCCAGACTGCGAGATACGCTCATGGTGCACGGCGTCGGGATCGCCGCAGACGAGATGGTGCCACAACGGCAGGTCCTTGCCCTCCGCCACCAGGCGATAGGCGCAGGTCGGCGGCAGCCACTGGAATTCGTCGGCCTGGGCCGGGGTCAGTTGGATGCAGTCGGGCACCGTCGCGCGGCGGTTGGCGTAGTCGGTGCAGCGGCAGGTCTTGAGGTCCAGTAACTTGCAGGCGATACGGGTGTAGTACACCGCGCCGTCGTCCTCGTCTTCCAGCTTCTGCAGGCAGCACAGGCCGCAGCCGTCGCACAGCGATTCCCACTCGTCCTGATCGAGCTGGTCGAGGGTCTTGCGTTTCCAGAAGGGTTCGACTTTGGCGGCCATTTTTTGTACAGGGGCTATTTCACGGGGCGCCAAGTCTAAGCCCGGTGCGCTCCGGGGCCAAGCGCAGGCGACCATTGACCGCGCGATGCTTGCCAGAGCGAGCCACGCTGGGTAGCTTTGCCCACCTGCGGGCCGATTCCAGAGCGCTCGCAATTCACTCGCCAACTGCCACCAGCAGCCGAGCCCTTCGCATCCTCGATGCCCGGCCGTCCACGGCACCATCGGCATTCCCCCTAGCCACAGGAGCTTTCATGAGCGCCAACCCCCGCGTTGCCGAGCACCCGATCGACCCGCAGTTCATCAATCGCTGGTCGCCCCGCGCCTTCAACAGCGAGAGCATCCCGGAAACCACCCTGCTGAGTTTCATCGAGGCGGCGCGCTGGGCGCCCTCGTCATTCAACTCGCAACCCTGGCGCTTCCTCTATGCGCGCCGCGACACGCCGAACTGGCAGCGCTACCTGAACCTGCTGGGCGAGTTCAATCGCGGCTGGGCGCAACACGCCTCGGCGCTGGTGGTGGTGCTGTCCAAGACTACCTTCGCACCGCCCGGTTCCAGCGAAGAGAAGCCCGCCCTCTGGCACAGCTTCGACACCGGTTCGGCCTGGGGCTTCCTGGCGTTGCAGGCGAGCCTCGCAGGCTGGCATACCCACGGCATGGCCGGCTTCGATCGCGAACTGGCGCGCAGCGAACTGAAGGTGCCAGCGGACCACGAGATCCACGCGGTGATCGCCGTGGGCAAGCTTGGCGACAAGTCGATCCTTCCGGAAAGCCTGCAGACCCGCGAAGTCCCCAACGCACGCCGCCCGCTGGCGGAAATCGTCGCCGAGGGCGATTTCTCGCTGTAAGCGATGCCGCCAACGAAAAAGGCCCCTTGCGGGGCCTTTTCATGTTCGGCGGCGTGATCAGTAACCCCGCTCGAAGTCCACTTCACCACGCATTTCCTGGCCGGCCCAGAAGCGGGTCAGGTTATCGCGGAACAGGTCGATCAGCGCTCCCGGCAATGTCGGCGCGGCGGTATGCCCGGTCAGCAGCAAACGCGGGGTATGCCAGAACGCATGTTGCGGCGGCAGCGGTTCCACGCGGCAGACATCGATCACCGCGCCGGCGATCTGGTTGGCCTCCAGCGCCGACACCAGATCGTCGTCGACTACCGAGGTGCCACGGCCGGCGTTGATGAACAACGCCGTTGGCTTCATCCGGTTGAACAGCGGCAAGTTGTAGATATCGCGGGTTTCCGTGGTATCGGGCAACAGGTTCACCACGTAATCGGCGGTCTGAACCAGCCGCGGCAGGTTATCCAGCGAGCCCACACGGCTGAACGGCAGCAGCGAACGCGGATTCTTCGCCACACCCAGCAGCTCCACGCCGAACGGCGCCAGCATGTGCGCCACGGCCTGGCCGATCTCGCCGGTACCGACGATCAACACCTGGCGGCCATGCAGGCTGCCCGGCAGCCGGTCATCCCACTGTACGCCGACCTGGCTGGCCAGCCGGCCGAGCATCTGCCGTTCGTGGGCAAGCATGTAGGTGAGCAGGTATTCAGTCATGACCTGGCCGAAGATGCCCACGGCGCGGGTCAGTGCGTAATCCCTGGGAAGGCCGTCGGCCAGCAGCGGCGTGATACCGGCCCAACTGGACTGGATCCACACCGGGTGGACGCCCAGGCGCAACAGTTGCGCGGCGAAATCAGGCTGGGCAAGCCATACAGGGCAATCGGCGGCAGCTTCGCGGAGCTTTTCCGGGTCGTCACCCGACACTACGGAAATCCGGGGCTCCGCCGCCATGATCAGGGCAGCGTAGAGGGCGTGGTCTCGATCGAGAACGAGTAGGCGCATGAGTCAGGACCTTCGCGTCGATCGGTGGAACGTTTGCGGCTGGCGCATCTGGGCTCGCTTCAAGTGTGCTTCCCGAGGCTATCGGCATCAGTTCGTGGGAAGACAGGCGGCTATAGACACAGCCAAAGACCAAGCGTTCCGCTCCGTTGAACCCTTTTTCTCCGCGCATAATGCGCTCAAGCCGCGAACTTGCACAGTGCCAGCACTGATACAGATCCGCGGCCTGAGAAGTGTGGCGCGATGCCGGAGATCAGAGCGGATCGTTCATCCGCAGCAGTTCTTCGGGAAGGTGTTCGATGTACTCCTCCTCGGTCGGCGGCATCTGAAGGTGGAAGCCCTGCTTCTCGATGTTCTCCAGCACCTTGTTGATGTCCTCGCGCGCCAGTTGGCGCTCGGGGCTGAGCACCAGGTCGAAGGTATGCTGCGGTGGGCCGAACACGGCGATAAGCGCCTCGGGCACACGGGTCAGGGCTTCGCGCTTGTCGACGTATAGGTACATCTCATTCTTGCGCGGGCTCTTGTAGATGGAGCAGATGCGTTTCATGGGGTCTCCGCGTTATTCGTTGGGCTGGACGGCAAGGCAGTCCAGCAGGGCCTGCCCCATCAGTTCACGGCGCCAGCCTTGCAGCGATTCGGGCAATTCGTAGGGGCCATCGGGATAGCCGGTCTTGAGCAGGGCTTCGAGGACTTTCTTGCGCACCATCAGCTCTGGCGCCATGCCCTGGCGCTCGGCTTCCTTCTGGCCGACTTCGCGCAGCTTCTTGAGCAACGGCGTGACTTCCCGGGGCAATGGCTCCGGCAGCGTCTGCGGCCACTGCTCCTGGGGCTGCTTCGCCGCGTGGGCGATCAGCGCGATCAACGTGTCGCCGTCCTGGCGCACGGTGCGCGGGTGCATGTCGTCGATGCGCGCCAGGGCCACCTTGTCCGTCGGCTGGAAGCGCGCCAGCGGCCACAGGGTGTGTTCGCGCAGCACACGGTTGCGCGGCTGGTTGCGCAGGCGCGCCTGCTGCTCGCGCCAGGCGCAGAGTTCGCGCAGCACCGCCAGTTGCTGGCGCCCGAGCTTCCACGCCAGCTTCACGTCGAGGTAAGCCTCCTGCGGATCGCTGATGCGGGTCTGGTTGTTGGCCAGGTCGGCGCCATCGGCCAGCAGCCATTCGAGCTTGCGCTCGCTCAGACGCGGAGCCAGCTTCACGTAGACTTCGGCGAGATGCTGCACATCTTCGGCGGCATAGCGCACCTGCATGTCGGTCAGCGGGCGCTGTAGCCAGTCAGAGCGGGTCTCGTCCTTGGGCAGGTCCAGGCCGAGAATCTCCAGTACCAGCCTGGAATACCCCATCGAGTGCGGCATGCCCAGGTAGGCGGCCGCCAGCTGGGTGTCGAACAGCGGCTGCGGCAGGCTGCCGGTCAGGCGCAGGAAGACCTCCAGGTCTTCACCGCAGGCGTGGAAGACCTTGACTACATGAGGCGCCTCCAGCACTTCGGCGAACGACGACCAGTCGCGAATCAGCAGCGGGTCGATCAGCCACACGGCATTGCCGTCGCCCACCTGCACGAGGCCGGCTTCGGGGTAGAAGGTATCGACACGCATGAACTCGGTATCGAGCGCGAGGTACGGCAGTTCTTTCCAGTACTGGCACTTGCTAGCCAGGCTGGCATCGTCGCGAATCCACTGAATATCGAGTGCGCTCACGAACATCTCCTTCGTTTCGGTGCCGCGCATTATATAGAGATGCTTGATGTGCGAGCATTCCACTCGGCCATTGCTCTGTGTCCTGCCGCACGCAGCGACTAGTCTGTGCCCGCCCCTCATAACAACAACAAGGCAGCTCTTCATGAAGAAGCTATTCGGCTTGCTCGCCCTGCTTGTCGCAGCGCTGGCGATCTACCTGGCGCTCACGCCCAGCCCCATCGACCCGCTGGCCTGGACGCCAGCCAAGGCGCCGCCAATGACCGGGGTGATGGAACCCAACGACACCCTGATGAAGGCCGAACTGCTCGCCCAGGGCCAGATTCGCGGCCCGGAAGACACCACGGTGGATGCCCAGGGCCGCGTGTTCGCTGGGCTGGATGACGGCCGTATCGTCCGCATCGACAGCGATGGCCAGGCGCAAACCTTCGTCGAAACCGGCGGCCGGCCGCTGGGCATGGCGTTCGACGCCCACGGCAACCTGATCGTCGCCGATGCCTGGAAGGGGCTGCTGCAGATCGACCCGCAGGGCAGCATCCGCGCACTCACAGACTCCGCCGACGGGGTGCCCTTCGCCTTCACCGACGATCTGGACATCGCCAGCGACGGACGCATCTATTTCAGCGACGCCTCCAGCCGCTTCCATCAGCCGGACTACGTCCTCGACCTGCTCGAAGCGCGTCCACATGGCCGCCTGCTGCGCTACGACCCGGCGAACGGCAAGACCGAGGTGCTGCTCAAGGATCTGTACTTCGCCAATGGCGTCGCACTGTCGGCGCAGGAAGACTTCGTGCTGGTCAACGAGACCTACCGCTATCGCATCACCCGCTACTGGCTCAAAGGCCCGAAAGCCGGCCAGAGCGATGTCTTCATCGATAACCTGCCGGGCCTGCCGGACAATCTCGCCAGCGACCGCAAGGGGACGTTCTGGGTAGCCCTGCCATCGCCGCGCAAAGCCGATGCCGACCTGATCCAGCAGTTCCCCTGGCTCAAGCGCCAGTTGACCAAGCTGCCGCGCAGCTTCCTGCCCAAACCGGTACCC
The Pseudomonas triclosanedens DNA segment above includes these coding regions:
- a CDS encoding CPCC family cysteine-rich protein — protein: MLYTCPCCGHFSFGDPPGSYEICEICLWEDDHLQLCFPDARGGANAVSLIEAQVNYVQWGACERRFRTQARPPTIDDVKDDRWFPLWEKRVKLPDDEAPLYGEEACYWLRTSR
- a CDS encoding SMP-30/gluconolactonase/LRE family protein — its product is MKKLFGLLALLVAALAIYLALTPSPIDPLAWTPAKAPPMTGVMEPNDTLMKAELLAQGQIRGPEDTTVDAQGRVFAGLDDGRIVRIDSDGQAQTFVETGGRPLGMAFDAHGNLIVADAWKGLLQIDPQGSIRALTDSADGVPFAFTDDLDIASDGRIYFSDASSRFHQPDYVLDLLEARPHGRLLRYDPANGKTEVLLKDLYFANGVALSAQEDFVLVNETYRYRITRYWLKGPKAGQSDVFIDNLPGLPDNLASDRKGTFWVALPSPRKADADLIQQFPWLKRQLTKLPRSFLPKPVPYGLVVAVNEKGEIVRSLHDTSGQHLRMITSVKPVGDSLYLGSLENDRIGRLQLH
- a CDS encoding nitroreductase family protein is translated as MSANPRVAEHPIDPQFINRWSPRAFNSESIPETTLLSFIEAARWAPSSFNSQPWRFLYARRDTPNWQRYLNLLGEFNRGWAQHASALVVVLSKTTFAPPGSSEEKPALWHSFDTGSAWGFLALQASLAGWHTHGMAGFDRELARSELKVPADHEIHAVIAVGKLGDKSILPESLQTREVPNARRPLAEIVAEGDFSL
- a CDS encoding YcgL domain-containing protein — protein: MKRICSIYKSPRKNEMYLYVDKREALTRVPEALIAVFGPPQHTFDLVLSPERQLAREDINKVLENIEKQGFHLQMPPTEEEYIEHLPEELLRMNDPL
- a CDS encoding YcgN family cysteine cluster protein; this encodes MAAKVEPFWKRKTLDQLDQDEWESLCDGCGLCCLQKLEDEDDGAVYYTRIACKLLDLKTCRCTDYANRRATVPDCIQLTPAQADEFQWLPPTCAYRLVAEGKDLPLWHHLVCGDPDAVHHERISQSGRMLSENSVAEDDWEEHLIFRAG
- the rnd gene encoding ribonuclease D, yielding MSALDIQWIRDDASLASKCQYWKELPYLALDTEFMRVDTFYPEAGLVQVGDGNAVWLIDPLLIRDWSSFAEVLEAPHVVKVFHACGEDLEVFLRLTGSLPQPLFDTQLAAAYLGMPHSMGYSRLVLEILGLDLPKDETRSDWLQRPLTDMQVRYAAEDVQHLAEVYVKLAPRLSERKLEWLLADGADLANNQTRISDPQEAYLDVKLAWKLGRQQLAVLRELCAWREQQARLRNQPRNRVLREHTLWPLARFQPTDKVALARIDDMHPRTVRQDGDTLIALIAHAAKQPQEQWPQTLPEPLPREVTPLLKKLREVGQKEAERQGMAPELMVRKKVLEALLKTGYPDGPYELPESLQGWRRELMGQALLDCLAVQPNE
- a CDS encoding D-2-hydroxyacid dehydrogenase codes for the protein MRLLVLDRDHALYAALIMAAEPRISVVSGDDPEKLREAAADCPVWLAQPDFAAQLLRLGVHPVWIQSSWAGITPLLADGLPRDYALTRAVGIFGQVMTEYLLTYMLAHERQMLGRLASQVGVQWDDRLPGSLHGRQVLIVGTGEIGQAVAHMLAPFGVELLGVAKNPRSLLPFSRVGSLDNLPRLVQTADYVVNLLPDTTETRDIYNLPLFNRMKPTALFINAGRGTSVVDDDLVSALEANQIAGAVIDVCRVEPLPPQHAFWHTPRLLLTGHTAAPTLPGALIDLFRDNLTRFWAGQEMRGEVDFERGY